GTCTTCTTGGAAAGCCACCGTTTGAGAGCTCCTCTGGTTCTGGTAATAATATGTTGAAGTTgtgatattaattaattaaatgacGTTGTAATAATGTGTAGCCACCCCAATACGAGATAGGTAATAATATGTTGAAGTTGTTGTGCTGCACTTATGCATATGAGCTTCAACAGGACATTGTCTATGGTTTCAAGAATAAATTATGTGTATAAAGATTAAGAATTTTTTACCCTTTAAAACACATTTCCACTTTCTATTTACACAATGAGACGCATGTTGATGGAGACACACTTTCTGTGTGTCAATTATCTCTTATACCCTTAACTTTGTATTTCCTTGATATCCTTTCTTCCGTATCTAACTTTTCCTAACTAAACAACAATTTGTCCGATTGGACACACATTtcaattaaaagtaaaattaaatcCATCTTTTATTTCTCATATTTCGAGACAAAAATTGAAATCACTTTCGTAATTTCTGACGATCCCCTTTCATCTTCTACCCCCAAACCTTGTTCAGGTTCAAAAAACCGTGGCGAAATCAAAGTCAAAGAAGAAAGGGAAGCTCAATAGTCAACCTTCTTCACCGCATATCGACATTGGGGGTTTGTATTTCGAATTCCTTAACTCTTTTTGACTTGTTGTAATTATTTATGCTGTAATTTCCCAATTGAATCAAATCTTTTAGATTTTGTGGACGGGAGAGATGACGAACAGATCCGAGCTCCGGTAAGGAGAGGACGATGCGACGGCGAGCAGGTCCGAGCTCCGTTGTGGAGAGGACGACGGGACGGCAAGCAGGTCCGAGCTCCGGTGTGGAGAGGACGCGACGACGAGctcaattttgaaatttacaggTTCAAATATCAATTTCTTTCTTCGTATTAGAATGTCAATAGGGATGGTCCGTATATTTTGTTAAGAAAAGATATGAGAAGTTGGTAAAAGCTTCTGTTTTCAAATTAGTAATTGTTATGGTTTTGTTCACGAGGTTGTTCATCGTGTCTTGTTGACTTTGTAGTTTCTtaaagttttaagttttaaattagTAATCGTTTTGGTTCCGTTCATGAGGTTCTTTATGGTGTCTTGTTGACTTTGTAGATTCTGGTGAAATAGACTACGCCCTTGATGGATTTGGAGTAATATTGCTTGCCCCCACTTATATTTGTTGTAGTTTCATTATTCATCTGAGTCTTTATTGTTTCCCATTGTTTGTTCATGGAACTCAATTTTTGATGAAGGATTTATTTATACTTGTCTTTAATGTTTCCCATTGTTCATGGAACTCAATTTTGATGAATGGTTTATTTATACTTATTGGTCGAGAATGCTTTCTTTCCGCCTTCTTACCTATTTAATCACTATAGATTTTCTTTAGTTCATGAGTTTGAGAAGCCTAATGATGAAACAGCACTCAATCTGATGAATTCATGTCCTGCTGCTGTTTTAGAAGAGTATCCTAATATCAACTTTGCATATGGATACAGTTATTTTCACAGGTAATAGTTGTCCACAAAAAGAATTTTAGGAGATTATAAATTGtatataagattttttcatgtttttctcAATCCATCCATGTCCACATCTTTTCTATTAACATTAGTTAACAAGGCTAGCATTTTTGATCTAGTATTACTTGTTTGGCATTTTAATTGATTGTTTGTATGTCGTGTCAATACTCCTTTGTGTTTGGTTACTAGTGGCTCTATTCACAGTTTAGTTTTTTCAATGTCTTGTAGGAGCTCGATCATACGCAAGTGAAGGACCTAAAGACTACAATCTACTTGGTAATGTGAAACCACGTTTCTCAAATCAACATTAATCCTTGTCCACATTTTCTTATATACATTAATTGTGTCCATGTCTACAGCTTACACCTACTTCTCCTGAACTTGATGTGACGAAACCCCAAGATATGGTTCGTCCTGGGAGTTTGAGTTTGCTAGCTGAAGCTTATGATCGATGCGTTCAAGTGTGTGCTGAATAtgctaaaaaaatttatcttggttaggatcttcttcttctttctttgctGAGTTTTATGTTCACAACATATATGTCCACTTTTTATTTGTCCACATTTTTTGGTGTTAACAGAAATGCACACTGTTTTATTTCAGAGAAAGCACACTTACGAGATGAGAGCATCTTTCAGTACTCATATTTATACACTGGGCAGCTTCAAGAGTTCATATACAAGATGAGAGCATCTTGCAGTACTCATATTTATACACTGGGCAGCTTCAAGAGTTCATATACATTTGATAAACCTCATTCACGTGTACACAACTTTCTCATCCACGTTTTGTTCGACCGCTAAAGCTTTTATCCATATGTTTTATGTCCACGTCCACGAAGACATATTCAATAACTTATACTTtgcaatatttaataaaatattaaaatataaagtatatggatatcaaaatatatataaaactcattttatacatatattacatttgaATTTAcatattagaaaacaaataataaggAACATAATATGATGGGATATAAAAGATGATCTCCAAATgttagcaaaataaaataaaataaagataatcTCTAATATGAATTTATACACAACTCTCTTATCAAACATTCCATAAGTCACATCCACATTTTTCATGTACACATGAAACCATTAActagtaaaataaaattcgaaaatataataaaatattaaaactatatatatatggatatcaaaataaaaaggaaaaaaaattagacattTATAcagttattatatatttatttacatattaggaaatgaaataataatgaattaaatatgatggaggtaaaaaaaaatactacaacCCTTAGATTATTTTGTATACCCACCATCTAGGTTGCAATTTGTCACTTTTTAGTATACCTACTTTTTTTTCCTCACTAGATTACAAACAGACTTCCCATCGCTtaactaaacaaaagaaaatcaattaCACTATCTTATTTCATGTGGTTGGGCAAAGGGTATTTCTGTACAAAAGCTGTCTGGGAAACCGTGAAAGTATGCCTCCATCGTGTTGTGTCTTATAAtgtcaaaaagataaaaatgtgTCCTATAGAGAAATCAACTCAAAGATTAAGTTATTGGACAaatttccaaaatagcacatttctaagtttatatcacaaaaatatcacaaaaatagcactcaaaaactaaaatgaccaaaataacacatttctaagtttatcctttgaaaattttaatttttttatttttcaaaatttgaaatcttatccccaaaacctcatttctcaactctaaaccctaaaccctaaactctaaaccctaaaccctaaactctaaaccctaaaccctataccctaaaccctaaaccctaaaccctaaaccctaaaccctaaaccctaaactctaaaccctaaactctaaaccctaacccctaaaccctaaatcctaaaccccaccctttaactataaaccctaagtttgtgatttttgataaaacattaagttctatttttgtgacttttgaccttgagtgctaatttgagaacaaaaacttgatttagtgctatttttgtctttttctctaagtTATTTCActatgttatataatatattacattatttaaatattaacttCCAAAAGTTCTACAGTATTTTGAGATGAGTTTGAAGCATATCTGAATGGAATCCAatagaatttttgttttcttcttgccTCTTGGAACTACCAAGATACTTAAAAAGCAATATCAATTTCATTTTCTcattaaacaaagaaaaatggCAATCTCTTTTCTGTGTCTCTTTCTCATCACCTTTGCTTCCTTAATCTTTGTCGGAAAGAAGATCAAACGCTCTAAATGGAATCTTCCTCCAAACCCTCCACAGTATCCGATTATCGGAAACTTACACCAAGTTGGAGGGTTGCCTCACACAGGTCACTTCAACGTCTAGCCGAAAGAATGGGACATGTCATGCTTGTTCACTTAGGTTTGGTCCCTGTAACGGTAATTTCATCGAAAGAAGCAGCTGAAGAAGTGCTCAGAACTAGGACAAAGATTGTTGCACCAGGCCTAAGCTTGTCGGGTCGAGGCTAATCTCTCGGGGTTTTAAGGATATCGGCTTTACGCAGTACAGTGAAGAGTGAAAAGAGCGGCGTAAGTTCTTGGTGCGAGAGTTTTTCTCTTTCAAAAAGGTCCAGTCTTTTGGATATATCAGAGAGGAGTGTAATATTAGGGAAACCAATCCATATATGTAAAGGACCTTAGTGTCATTAGAATCATTAGACCTCTAACCTAGTTTCCTACTGTGTATATATATCGTGTACATTTCTAGTGAATATAAGATAAGCTCTCATAATCTCTTTATGGTATCAAGAGCAGCAGATCCTAAAACctagaaatcaaaatttttctttatcaaaattCTCATGGCCGCCAACATCACTCCCATTGTTCTCAACGACAACACCGTACCAAACACACCAAACCTCCTTTCTATCAATATGGCGAATGTTACCAAGCTTACATCCGATAACTATCTCATGTGGAGTATCCAAACTCAAGCCTTGCTTGATGGTTATGGTCTTGCAGATCATCTTGATGGATCCATTGCTTCGCCTCCACAAACCGTGACTGTCAATGGTGTGGTTACGAAAAATCAAGAACACATTCTCTGGAAGCGTCAAGATCGCCTTATATTCAGTGCTCTCATCGGTGCTATGACCACAAACCTTCAGCCGATTGTGTCCAGGGCTTCTAATGCTTCTCAGATCTTGCAGACTCTATCACACACCTACGCAAAACCGAGCCGTGGTCATGTCAAACAACTCAAGGAACAACTCAGAGTGTGGAAGAAGGAGGATAAGACAATCGACACTTACATTCAGGGCTTTACCACTCGCTTTAACCAGTTGGCTCTTCTCGGTAAGCCGTATTGATCATGAAGATCAGATCGATGCTATTCTAGAAGGATTACCTGAGGAGTACAAGCCTGTGAAGGATCAGATCGAAGCCAGGGACACTCCTCCTACCATCACTGAGATCCATGAGCGTCTTATAAACCATGAAGTCCGTCTCCAGTCTCAAGCTCCATCCCCTGCAGCAACCTTTCCTGTCACCGCAAATGTGGCTCAGCAGCGCTCCAACAATAACAATCGTGGCTAtcgcaacaacaacaacagtggCTATCGCAACAACAACTCCTCAAACTGGCAAAATCAAcaatacaacaacaacaacaggaaCACAAATCGTTCACCAAGACCTTATCTAGGTCGATGTCAGATCTGTGGAACTCAAGGTCATGGTGCTAAGAGATGTCCACAACTTCATTCGTTCCAGTCAGTTCAGACGCCTCCAACCAGCTCTCCTTTTACGCCATGGCAACTTCGTGCTAATCTTGCAAGCAAAAAGAAACACTGCGTACACGGCTGATAGCTGGCTCTTGGACAGTGGTGCAAACCATCATCTCACTGCCGATTTGAACAATCTGTCACTACATCAACAATACCATGGTGGAGATGAGGTTATGATCGCAGATGTATCAAGCATGGCTATAACACATACTGGTTCTAAGATTCTTCTCTCTAATCCCCGTAACTTGTTATTAGATAAAGTCCTTTGTGTTCCTGATGTGCACAAGAACTTGATATCTGTCTACCGCCTATGCAATACTAATAATGTTTCGGTGGAATTCTTTCCTGCCTcctttcaggtgaaggatctcagcACGGGGGTTCCACTTCTTCAAGGCAAAACTAGAGAAGGACTGTATGAGTGGTCGATTTCAAAACACCAGGCGACAGCAATGTTCACCTCCACAAGATCGTTGTCTAGCTTGGCTATTTGGCACTCGAGGCTCGGCCATCCCCATACTTCAGTTCTAAACACAATTATTTCCCAGTTCTCATTACCATTGTCGCATGCTTCTCAAACTTCTTTTTCTTGTTCTGTTTGCCTCTCAaataaaagtcacaaacttCCTTTCTCACAATCCTTCATTGTCTCAACTAAACCTCTGGAATATGTCTTTTCTGATGTCTGGTCTTCACCAATAACCTCAACAGACAGCCACAAATACTATCTTCTTTTTGTAGACCATTATACTCGATATTCTTGGCTCTACCCTATCAAAAGAAAATCCCAAGTTCAAGATATCTTCCAAGCCTTCAAACCACTCGTTGAGAACCATTTCAACacaaagatcaaaactttataTTCTGACAATGGAGGGGAATACATAGCTTTACGAGCATACCTTGCAAGCCAAGGTATTTCCCACATGACGATGCCACCTCACACTCCAGAGCATAACAGTCTCTCGGAACGCAAGCATCGGTATATCGTCGAGACTGGTCTCACACTTCTTTTGACAGCTGGTATACGAAAATCGTATTGGCCCTATGCTTTCTCCATGGCAGTTTATTTGATCAATCGTATGCCAACACCGGTTCTTGGTCATCAATCGCCATATCAGAAACTGTTTGGAGCAGCACCAAAGTACGAGAAGCTCAAAGTTTTTGGGTGTATGTGTTTTCCATGGTTGAGACCTTATAACAACCACAAGCTTGAAGGAAAATCAACTCCTTGTGTCTTCTTGGGATATTCAATCACTCAGAGTGCTATTATTGCCTACACAGGGCGACATGACGAATCTTCACGACACGTCATGTTCAGTTTCTGGAACATGAGTTCCCGTTCAAGAAAGATAATAAATCTGTCTCTGTTGCAACTGAAACGCCTCCGGTTCTTTCTACTACACCACCAGCTTCAGTCATTCCACTGACGTCTCTACAGATGCCACCGCCGCGGAACCCCTGCGAGATTCTTCACCAGCCATCGTCATCAACAACTCCAGCACCGCCATCGACATCTCAGGTATGTTCTCTAAATCCGTCAAACTCTCTCCCTCTCCACTCTGGGCCTTCTGCCCAGCACAATAATGGGCTTCAACCCCAAGCCCAGCCATTAAACCCACAAACACAAGCCCAAAATAACCAACCCATACCCTATTTCTCATGCCCAAAACCCGGCCAACACTTTCTCACAAAATCCAATTCCTCCCTTACAAACAAACCCACCTACGCTCTCTTCTTCACAAACAACAGAAACTCCGCAAAATCCTCCCCAACAAACCACTTCAACTCCAGCGACATCCATCATACCAGATCAAACCAATGCTCCAAATCGTCATTCTATGCAAACCAGATCCAAAAACCAAATTCACAAACCAAACCACAAATTTGGCTACCTtaccaaacaaacaaaccaaaacCGACATCTTTCCCCTGAACCAACTTCTGTAACACAAGCGTTGAAAGATAAGATCTGGCGTGGTGCTATGTATCTTGAATATGATGATCATGCTCGTAATCATATGTGGGATTTAGTTCCGGCTCACCCATCTCAAAACCTTGTTGGATGCCGACGGGTATACACTACAAAGTATCTTCCGAATGGTGAGGTTGAACGACCTAAAGCTCGTTTGGTTGCGAGAGGAAACACAGAACAATATGGTGTTGATTATGCTGAAACTTTTAGTCCCGTAATCAAGACAACTACAATCCGGCTTGTTCTCGATATTGCAGTTCACAAAGATTGGGAAATCAAGCAACTAGATGTCAACAATGCTTTTCTCCAAGGTGAACTCCAAGAAGAAGTCTACATGACACAACCACCAGGTTTTATTGATCAGGATCATCCGTCTCATGTTTGTCGTTTACGTAAGGCGATTTACGGTTTGAAACAAGCCCCTAGGGCATGGTACATGGCTCTGAAACAACATCTTACATCAACGGGGTTCATCAACTCACGAGCAGATGCGTCTCTCTTCAGAAGGAACGTTGCCTCAACATTCACATACGTCCTGATTTACGTAGACGACATCATCGTGACAGGAAATGACTCGTCAACAATTTCCAGAGTTCTTCAGTCGCTTGCGGACAGGTTTTCAATCAAAGACCCTGTTGATCTACATTATTTTCTGGGTATAGTGGCCATCAGAACACAGCAAGATTTACATCTCAATCAAAGGAAATGCATCGTTGATTTACTCACGAGGACAAAGATGCTTGATGCTAAACCCGTTTCTACGCCACTGCCTATAACCCCGAAACTTACTCTGCGTTCAGGTACTCTTCTTGCGAATCCACAAGAGTATCGTTCGGTTGTCGGTAGCCTTCAGTATTTGGCATTCACACGCCCTGACATCTCCTTCGCAGTCAACAGACTATCACAATTTATGCATTCTCCTACGACTGAGCATTGGCAAGCTACAAAGCGAGTTCTGCGATATCTGGCTGGTTCTCATACTTCTGGGATTTTTCTATCCAGGCAGTCTCCGCTTACACTTCATGGCTTCTCCGACGTAAATTGGGCAGGCGACACTGATGACTATGTCTCTAAAAATGTGTATGTTATCTATCTTGGCAGTAACCCGGTTTCATGGTCATCTAAGAAACAGATAGCTGTGGCACGCTCGTCTACTGAGGCAGAATACCGGTCTGTCGCCAATACAGCATCTGAAATATTGTGGCTCTGTTCTCTCCTCCAAGAACTTGGCATCCGACTTCCAAAGCTCCAGTGATCTACTGTGATAATGTGGGTGCTACCTATCTATGTGCCAACCCGGTTTTTCACTCAACGATGAAACACATTCCGCTCGACTATCACTTCATCCACAATCTGATCAGTTCAGGGGCTCTCCGAGTCTCCCATTTTTCCACTCATGATCAGCTTGCTGATGCGTTAACAAAATCATTACCAAGATCAAAGTTTCAACAAGCATGTTCCAAGATTGGACTGACTACACCCCCTCCATCTTGCGGGAGAGTATTAAGGAAACCAATCCATATATGTAAAGGACCTTAGTGTCATTAGAATCATTAGACCTCTAACCTAGTTTCCTACTGTGTATACATATATCGTGTACATTTCTAGTGAATTACATAAGCTCTCATAATCTCTTTATGTAACTTGCTAGCCAAGAAACTGCCTGAATCCTCGGTGGAGCAATCTCCAGTTGATTTGAGCAAAACCCTCTTTTGTCTAACCACGAGTATCTTGTTTAGAGTTGCTTTTGGTGAGAGTTTCCACGAGAGCAAGATTATCGATCAAGAAAAGATCGATGAGCTTGTGTTCGAAGGAGAGACTGCCCTAGCTAGTTTTGCTTTCTCTGATTTCTTCCCCATCGCGGGAGTTGGATGGCTCTTTGACTTGCTTTCGGGACAACGCAAGAGGCTCAATGATGTTTATCTCAAGCTCGATGTCCTGTTTCAACATATGATCGATGATCATTTGAGTCCTCAAAGATCAAAAGATCACTATGACATTATAGATTTAATGTTGAAAGTGATACATAAACAAGGAAAAGATGATTCCTTGAGGTTCACGGTAGATCATATCAAGGGGGTTCTCGCGGTAAATCTAAGAGTTGTTTAAAAACGTTAGTATTCAAATTTAACATAAAGTTTTAATTTACTTTATTGGTTTGTTGGTAGAATATATTTCTTGCTGGGATAGACACTGGGGCCATCACCATGATATGGACAATGACGGAACTTGCAAGAAACATGGAAGTGATGAAGAAATTTCAAGAAGAGATATGTGACCGCCTTGGCAACAGTAAGGAGAGAATCACCGAAGAAGATATCGGTAAATTTCCGCACTTGTACCTCGTGATCAAGGAAACATTTAGATTACACCCAACAGTTCCTCTTCTGCTTCCAAGGGAAACTATGGCTCACATCAAGGTTCAAGGCTATGATATTCCTCCAAAGAGACGAATCTTGGTCAACGCTTGGGCCATAGGACGAGATCCCAAACTCTGGATAAACCCAGAAGAGTTTAACCCCGATAGGTTTATTGATAGTCCAGTGGGATATAAAGGACAAGATTTCGGGCTCTTACCATTTGGCTCTGGTCGAAGGATATGTCCCGGGATGGCTATGGGGATGGCTACTGTTGAATTGGTACTCTTGAACTTACTTTACTTCTTCGACTGGAAGTTGCCTGATGGGATGACGGATAGAGACATCGATATAGAAGAAGCTGGTACTCTTACGGTTGTCAAGAAAGTACCTCTCAAGCTTGTCCCAGTTCTTCATTCACTGGTTACACCAAACTCCAGTtttagaaaatgaagaagtttcATATGCACTTTCTCTAAGTAAAAAAGGAAATCTGTGGCTAGTATAAAACTATCAGTAAGATTATGTGTAAAAGCCTGAATAATGGCTCCGTGGAGAATGGAGTCTGTGTTGTAGATATGCTTCATTCACACTCTCAAACTTCTTTAAACCTTACGAATCTTTGATATGCCATCCGATTCAGCTGTGTGACTGCATTGATCACTAAGAGAACATAAAGCAGATAAGAGTTTACCATTTCAAAACGATTATATTCTAAAAAGGAAAAGGACAGAAGAATCTCGTACCTGCGAGGTAACAAAATGATATTTTGTATACCTGCACTCAAACATGTTTTCAATGAACATCTGAGCAACATGATGATCATATTGTAACATCCCGATTTCTAGTGGAAAGACTTAATAGACTTGATTTTACtatctatgtcaccaaagttgacttactttttccgtcacacatccgtttagaactctaGATTTAAGCGTGCTTTGGATGGAGTAGTGAAAGGAtaggtgacctatcgggaagtgattcgcgataccgtgtgaatgaggccaaagcacggggaaaagtcatgtggtgattgcagggtcagtaaacaagacTTTCGAGCCGCCCGTCAGATGGGGTGgagcccacgggccgagagagcagATGTGGGTGGCCTATTAGCAGTGGGGGGTCGGGCGTTACACATATGTTCTCAACTGATCACACAATAATCATAGTAGTATATAATACGTAGACATGGGCGTTCAAGAGGctgttggagagaagatcccacaTTGGAAATATGTAAGGCActtgaataatatataagatacttcaGCCACTCTACTTCgtcaattgattttaagttgaAAGTCCACGGaacttatcatggtatcagagtgTGTCCACACCCTGACCCATTAATCCGGCCCTGAAAGTGCCCGATCATCCCACTAGCGGACAGCCCATAGAAGACTCAGTTCCGCCGAAATTGCTAGAAAAAGAGCATTGTCTTGGAGGGAATATGATGGATTCTGCGAGATTAATGATTATACGTACCATTGTCTCGAGAGAGAAGATCTCACattggaaatatgcaagatactTGGGCCACTTCACTTACATTCCCAAATGGAACTTATGACCAAGTTGGAAGCCCAAGAAACTTATCAGGGGCTACTAATTGGAAAATGAATTGAATCTTTCACCCACCTCAGTCACCCTAGCACTCTTGTGCCTCATCGATCTGCCTTCTCACTCCAGGAGAGCCATTTCGCCATTCAAAAAGAACTGTACACGCGCGTATGGATCATCCATCAGAATCAATCAGTCTTTCAGAATAGTCATCAAGCAAGCTATAGAAGTATGTGTAAGgaaagagaaagaagtgagTTGGTATGGCGTCAAAGTCAGAAATCAAAATCGTGGTCGATCTTTTTCAGGCTATCGAATCAGCAAGGGTTTTTGAATAGTCAAGGCTACTCGATAAAGGATGGCTGGCATTCATCAGTACGTGGATCCGCCTTAGGGGTTGGTTCAGCCACCCGACGACCGGCACTTGCCATTGAAAAACCGCTTAATCGTGCTTTCTATTCCTAtgaataaaagaagaagataaggtAACAAAGTTAGCCCATATTCACTCAACGCCAAATAAAGCTTCTAAAACAAGGTAAAAACTTCACGGATTTCATCAGGATTAATAGTCATAGGAAAGGTATACTCAAACGAAGAAAAGATCTTTTTTGCAAGGTCACCATAGTTCTATTTGAAATTCGACTGTTTACTACATTACTTCCTGAAAGTGTGCCCGTGCCCTCAGAGGGTAAGGGGGTTTTAGAATAGGGGTAGGAAGGACCTTTTATGGGTATAATTCATGTTCGGTCCCCCGCTCAACAAGCACTGGATTAGCTTCCGGCGGAATCCGCTTTGAAGGCCATGGCCTTCCATTGAGACAAGAGATGATGCACGCTGAACTAGGATGCTTGGAAATTGCGTACTTTTTTTCTGACACCTGGCACAAAGAACTCGAGTGCCACCTGATACCACAGTGTATTAGAGTTTGAGCAACAGATCAAGGTTCGAGCTAAAGCTAATTCCGATTTTTCGTGGGAAGAAGTACGGTTTCGGACAGCGCATGATGAACTATTGAATCCTTCTCCATCCGAATTCGTTTCAGTTCCAGGTATTGAAGCGAAAGATGACTCAACCGTAGGAAAAAGCCACTCGGGGATCAATTTTCCACATCAGTCTAAGTGGTGTAGGAGGAACCCCTGGCATAATAAAGGCCGGAGATTAGAATAGAATGCTGACTTCTAGTTTTTAGCCGGGTAGGAGATCGAGGAAGTCTTAAAAGTGAGTGCATCAGTCTTATCCGATTACTTAATAGAAGTCTGTCAGTCTCATCTTTGAATTGCTGAGAGGACTTAGGAGAAGCTTATTCGTGACTATGAGCAAAGACCAGCGGTAGTGATGGCTACAAGTGGGCTACGAGACCAAGGTGGGGTTGCTAGACTGAGTCAGGGGAGAAAGAAGTGGAATCAACGGGAAGACTTCATTGCGAGAATCAATCATATGGAGGCTTGCAGAACTTCTTCCTATGGGAAGCAAGTTAATAATGTATCAGGTAAGGCCGGTCTAGGTACATAGTTACATCATAAATGAATGCTCTTCGTTGAGTTCTGACTTTACAGGCAGTTAGAGGAAATATGTTTTCATTGCGTAGATCGAGGCCGTGATGCAAGAAGACAAGGACTCCTTGGAAGGAAAGAGATTACAAAAACTGGCGCTTGGCTGTCAGGCGCAACCCTTTGACTTGGTTTCCTTGTCGAGTCAATTCGTTCTTCCAGTTCTGCAAGACTGGTTATGTCGCAGAGCTGcagttttcctttttcttgtttttcgcATAAAAGCTGTTGCTGTAATAGAAAGCGCATACAAGCCAGCACTGACAAGTAAGCCTGCTCACAATCGCATCTATTATTAAAGCTTTCTTTCGTATAGAAATATCAGCTGTGACTATACTGGCTAGTTAGAAAAACAATCTGGCACGTAAGCAAACAGTCCTTTCGACGCTTAAGCATATCAGCTTTTCTCACTATCTTTGTATCAGCTGTTCTATCATTCCTTACTGAAAGTCCGGAATAAAGAAAGCGGTTACTGGCGCTGTTACTACTCTTC
This genomic stretch from Brassica napus cultivar Da-Ae chromosome C9, Da-Ae, whole genome shotgun sequence harbors:
- the LOC111205204 gene encoding uncharacterized protein LOC111205204, whose product is MATSGLRDQGGVARLSQGRKKWNQREDFIARINHMEACRTSSYGKQIEAVMQEDKDSLEGKRLQKLALGCQAQPFDLVSLSSQFVLPVLQDWLCRRAAVFLFLVFRIKAVAVIESAYKPALTSKPAHNRIYY
- the LOC111205668 gene encoding uncharacterized protein LOC111205668, translated to NELNLSPTSVTLALLCLIDLPSHSRRAISPFKKNCTRAYGSSIRINQSFRIVIKQAIEVCVRKEKEVSWYGVKVRNQNRGRSFSGYRISKGF